Genomic DNA from Cololabis saira isolate AMF1-May2022 chromosome 20, fColSai1.1, whole genome shotgun sequence:
TTGGGCTTTAAActgcttttaaaaaataaatagtgtCCCCAGGAGGATAAATATGACTACTTGAACCATTACTGGAAATCTGAGATTCCCAACAGTTTACAATTGGATGTGATTTCAAACAGCTGTTCAGTAGCTCTTACCATCAGCGAGAACAGCCAGGGTCCCGAGCATCAACAGGGTGCAGAGCTTCATCTTGTTCAGCTGTCTTCTTGTTTGGTTCTTGAAAGAGAGTTGAGCGTGTGGACATATCTCTGCAATgctgtatttatatgtatattgaTCATGTGCTCCTCATGAATTCAGCTGGGggatatttagaaaaaaaatgtcagagtagcgtatgtgtgtgtggtttcgTTTTGGTAGTTCACATGTGCAGCAGAAGGCAGTCATGAGACGGTGGGTTCAGGGAACAACCAGAGGCCCCGCTGAGGTTAGGATACGGCGAGCCTGCGGTCGGCAGCCACAGAAATGAGTCACACAGATACAGCACTTCTGTGTGGACAGTGAGTAGTAGTGTCCTTTCTTTTCTGTCTgttgtagctctgcaaaagtGTTTACATGTATCtcaggtccccccttatgaccATGAgagaggaaaatgaaaaaaaaacaaaacatcatcaGATGCAGTTCTGTAAACAATCTTTATCTGTGCCTGCAGGATCTTATTTTGAAAAAGCATTGTTGTTGATATTCTGATGTTTTTCCCACCAGAAGGGGCTTTTACAGAGGCTGCATACAGTAGAAAACAGTCAGTGTGTGAAATAGCTGTGCGATCTAACCATCACAGCTATTGAGCCGAACAACACAATTTCCAATAGAAGTaatgatttatttttccattaatAATTATTTGATTTAAGATTTACAGGAATATGCATTAGAATTATCATGTATCATGATTTTAGGACATGTGATATTACAGACGGAGCGATGCTTGGGCAGACAGAAGGAAACCACTGCCACAGCAGTGGTAAAAGCTGTCTTTTACCACTGCTGTCTCACGCCCTCATGATTACTGGCACGAGTCATTTGCAGATGTCAGTCATAAATTTGGGTCATCATGACACTCGTTCAGGCCACATGACTGCAAGGCAGTAAGGATATATTTCAGAATGAGTCAGCAAAATGATcatcttttaaaaaacaaacttgaaGGCCCATTTATCTTATCATCTAAAGAATAAAAGTGCTAtaatacaatattttttctttttactataCTGATTTAAAaggcctatcccagctcattacaggcgaaagGCAGGTGTACAagctggacaggtcgccagtccatcacagggcagtaatgagctgggataggctccagcagacccctgtgaccctgtacaggactaaaggggtatagaaaatgaatgaatgatttcaAATGGCAGTGAAttaactaacaaataaaagttAGCCATGAGGTCAGGAATATATCTATTTGCCTGGAAGAGTCCAATAACTTGAATAAATTGCTTATGAGTAAGGAGGAAGAAGCAAAGTTCAGGCCTTCAAAGgcgaaaataaaacattttacacCCTTTTTTAGTCACCATATACAGTAAGCTTTTCCTTGTTCCTAAAGCAGAGGTGGGGGGTCATTCCTCTTTAGAGGTCAGTAGCTTAGGAGGAAGCACTGTAGAATctttaaaattattaataagttGTGTTATTTTGTACAGCTGTGAGCTAGAGCTgaattatagttaaaaagatatTCAGGAGGTACAGTTCAAGTCTGGACAGCAGGTAAACTGCATCATCTTACACACAGCAGATTGAGATTGATTGAAGATATCAGATGTAAAAATTTTagcaagaattaaaaaaataatataccATGACTGGTCCTCGATTTGTACATTAATGTTACGTATATCTTAGGAAGCTGAGGGAAAAAGAATTCAGAGAGTTTTAGAAGAGTTTTGAACCAGGAGAGGCTCAGTTTAGAAGACAAAAaggtaatttttttattctactCATAGTGGACCGAGCAAAGTCACTGCAAAATTGCCAAAATACATGTGCCACTCCCTGTGTCAGGCTTTTCCGAATAGCACACAAACTTAATTCATTTATCAGTTGATTTGGCAGGGATGATGTacattaattacatttttccaaCGGTACGAGTTAGCCTAACTTGATTTAATTATAGACTGTTAATGTTTGTATGACCTGTGTCATGTTGGTAccatgtgtgtgtatctgtgtaaaTTTTAAATGTAGTTATAGGAACATATTGATGGAAGATCATATATACGTAGAGATGGAAAAAGTAATGGCCCCAGCATGGATCCTTGAGGGGCACctgtggatggatgaaggggaGGTGAATGGTAAAAACTGACTCTGACTGACTGTGGTCCATTCGATGAACGAGATTCAATCCCTTTTGTGGCACATGATAAATTGAATGTCTTTGGTTTGGTCAATAATACTTTAAACAGTGTCCAAAGCCTTCCTAAGATCAAGCAAAAGCCCACCAACCACAGCACCTGTATCCAGTAAAAATGTTATGTTTTCTATGAAGAAATAGTTGTCAGTCTCTGTGGAAGGTGAGTCCTGAAGTCAAATTGCATTGGGTCAGGGGTAAAGAAGGGTGTCAAAATGTTAGAATATTTGTTGACCAATGAATTTCTCTGCAACTTTAGACACTGTAAGTAGGATACCAGTTGGACTGCTATTGCACACTAACAaagaattttatttataatggaCTAAGAAATCGGTTGATGACATCCAAACATTGGGAAATATTTCCTGAGAACTAGAATAATTGAGAATTTTAGTGGATTGGGTGATTAATGTGTGACTAAACtgtttcagcataaaagtatCTACGCCAGCGTTTCCCAATTCTGGTACTTGGGgtccgctgtcctgcatgtttaagatgtttccctgcatcaccaCACTTGATTCTAATTAAGGGTCCTCATTACCTCGTCATCAAGGTCGACAGTGGCATGGAtcttcaattccggtcctcgtgggccggtgtcctgcatggttccctactttaacacacctgattctactTAATGGTTGTCATCGGGATGTCATCaagggtctgcacaagtctgataatgacacagtcatgtgtatcacggtgtgctgaagcagggtagcatctaaaacatgcaggacaggggggggggctcgaggaccagggttgggaaacactgacttATGCTGTCTTGTATTTACTGGACATGCATTTATTAGATATGAAACTCTGGGCATTAATAGATACAGTGTTGATAAGGAAATGATTTAAGGTATTTGCTATGCAAATTGATTATAATGTGTCCATTTATCTTAATttctagattttttttaaacttaaaaaaatgtgtttgtatTTTTAGCTGTCAGATTCTGTAGTTGGTTCTTTTTGACTTCTCTATTATGGTCAGGAAAAACATATCTGCTTTggcctttttaaaaacatgttttaaactaCTTTATCCATTCATGTTGTAACACATTTTCTAGCACTTACTGACTTTGAAttgctttttatttgttttatgtccctctttttaattagttttaggATATCCAAATTTATCCAAAGGAATACATTGGTGTTCTGTGGTCTCTGCTTCCACAAAACCAGATCAGGATGTAGTTATTATTGGTAAAAAAGGGAGCAGACATTTGGTAGGCAACGTGCATGGATCTAAAAAGGTAATAGGGACAAGAAAGAAGTCTCTTTGATCTCTTTCTGAACACTggcaaagttcaaaagtcttTGTACCTAGGTAGTTCACACTATCACTTCAGTGGAATTACATTTTGAGTCTTGCCAGAGATTAACCTCATCTTGCCAGTAAGTAACACTTGGGTAGTGGCGGTGTTATTAATTTTATGTGTAAGATAAATGTAGgtgtgtctgtttcctctgtgCTTTTTATTTGTAAATGAGCAGGAAAATCTCAGAGTACTTTATAGCCTACAGTGTAAGTTTGCAATTTGAATACACTCCAATAAATGCGATTCAGTTGTCTCCAAATTGTATTCAATTCCAGTTTAATAAAGAATTACTCAGCTGACAAACccaacagaggaaaaaaaaatcatatccaTATTGACAAATCCATGACCCTTTTCTCCCATGCTTTTATTGATTGAGTTTTATAATTTTCCCTGGTGTCGGTGAAGTCTTTCCCAACCATGacaccaaaacagacaaacataaGCAGAATTAAAATCACCTGGCATGACCTGATTCACTCACTATTTATTATCCATTTACACGTTTGATGGTGCGTCTGTTGTATCTTGTTCTGTCTGCTCTCAACAGTGgtattttattaaaacaaacaccTCAGATAAATATGGGATTAGCTGCACAATTGTTCATTGACCATCACGGAGTCCTTTTATTACAGTAAATTTCCattagacattttttttaaagttaaaactTAAATCCAAGCAGACATTGGTGAATAATTGTAACTCATGGTGTGATAAATGCAGGTTGCAGTCACAACTACATGATGTCAACATGAGTGGACAGAACATGGACAGAACTAactaaaaaaatatgaatatgaaattaaaatataaacattGCAAAATGCAATGCAGATaacaaatgtaatatttatcaTCTAAAATAAGCCAAAAGTAACTTTAGTATAACATTAAAAGTAATGGTAATATATCTAACTTTATTCTAAGAAAATTATTTCACACTTTTCTTAAGTAAAACTAATTATTTTACTTCAACAGTGCACATTTAAGAGTTACATATTAAACACTGCTCGTGTTTCATTTGTGATGTTGCAATATTTTGTGGGAAAACAGTTAAACTGTCACTTTGGCTTCTGCTTTTCATCACAAACAATGGAAAGTGACATGAGGGGAAATAGGAAAAACTTCAcgttattaactgtagtaccttCAGGGCTGGTGTGTTTCGGCTGGCAGTGTTATCACTTTTTTGTTCTAACTCTAACGCTACAGTAGTTATGATCTTTTCCACTACTTTCAGTGGCTGATAGacagttaatatttttttatttgaagtaaAGAAGAATTTAAAcctctgaaaatacattttgaagatGGTTTACTAACTGCTTCATTTGCAATCCTACTAAAATTGCTGCTGTGAGCGGAACGACTTGTACATGCTGGCGGTAGAGCTCAGTGGACTTTACTAGTTGACCAAACCAAAAATATCATGTGCACTAATCCAGGTCTGTGAAGGCCACAGACCTGCAAGTGCTTCCCTTCTCCAACATCTCTAAATTAAAACAAAGGGATCATCATCACCTTTCCATCAACACGTCTGGCAGTGACCTCTTAGTGTGGTGGTTAAGCCACCCAATCACGAGTCCCAGTCCAGTCTAGAGCCCCATGTGTTCAAGTACAAATCAAATCCAAACCATTAAGGCAAAATTCAAATACAAATTCATAGTTGTCAATTTTTTAAACATGTGTACAGTCTTAAAAACAGCCATAGCTTTCTCTACTGTTCTGCTCCTTCTATAAACAGATCAAAATATATTATAGCATTTACTTCTCTGCTTGAATTAATGCAAGATAATCATTTGAGTTGTCCCCATCATCTCCTGAATGCTTTTTTCATAGATGGTATACTTAGAACTACATTATTTACTACAAATGCCGCTACTATACTACTATATGTCAAAACATCATGGCATATAAAATAAAGTAGTGTATTAATTGTGAGTCCAAATGAAGTTGATACATCCGTTTGAGTCCAAGGCAACAGTGCTGAAgtcagagtaaagtcacaagtGTACAACAACAGCCAGGTAACcctttcatttgaatcaggtgtatcGGAGCAGAGAAGCATCTAAAACAGGCTGGACACTGTTCTGTCCAAATCTGTAAAGGTCTGAGAAAATGTGCTGAAGTTCAAGTTCATTGGCTTaccaaaccacacacacacacttcccccTGGCAGCAAGTGCACCCAATATGACAACCTTTGGACTTTTGGCTGCTGTTGGATTGGTAAATGCCTGCTTGTTACTGGTTACTGTCATTACTGGTTTATATTAACTTGTTGTTAGTCTACTTTGTTTGCAGGCCAGCGCATGTTACACAGCTCTTTCTGCTGtcattatcatttattttgttttgtattgtaaCATATTtgtaataaaatgataagatgaAACTCCAACAATCACtggatatatttgtttttattgtaatgcCGTGACTCTTCAAGAGTTCAAGCACAATGAACAGGTCTCAATTTTACATccaagcttttaaaaaaaaaaaaaaatgaatcaatcatTTAAATCAAGACACACAAATAAATCATTATTGTTTAAATACTATTTAAcatcagaataaaataaaacattaaaagccCTCAAAAAGCATTTATGGAGGGATTCACAGTAACGACTTCACAGTTACAGTTTGCTGCAAATGAAAACACTGCAAGAAAAAGCCTTTCTTTATAAGCCTGCACAGTGTCACTGAGGAGTATCCTTCACTTCGCATAGGTACATCCAAACTCTCCACTTCACTGCTTGAactactcctcttcctctttcccACATCACATTTTCCAGCGGTGATTCCTGTGTGAGGACCTCACTCCGTTCACTATTTCAGTTTCAGCTGGGAGTGGaacatgctgctgctgcagtggCCAACGATGGAAAGCAGTTTCATGGATTGACAGTGGGTCTGCTGGTGCCATTTGATAGCTGTGGATGTTCAGTTGTGAGCTTCATCTTAGCACCCTTTTCCCTCCTGAGAAGACAACATATCATGGTCAATCACCCTGAAGGCACTAAATGCATATTCATTTGGGAATAAGTCATCCACAGTACTTAAAAAAGTATTAAATCTGCCAATTTATATGGACATTATATATTTTCTCATATGTTTAACAACGGCAAAAATCTGTACTCTCGTGTAGAAAGTTTGTTGACCTACATTGCTAAATATCGCCGGACTTTCTCAGTGAATTTTCCTCGAGGGTCTAGGCACACGGATCTGTTACCTTTCAGTATGGCACTGTAAAAGAAGAATACAATATTATGAATAACAGTTCTTTAATAAATGCTCATCAATAACTGTGGTGCACTCCATCATTTCCTTCTGCAGGTACTTACATGGCTTCATGCTTGCTGCAGTATGGACGAGCTTTGTACTCCTTGAGCTCAATGATGAGGGAGGGCTTTACcgtcttgtttgttttcacaCACAAACAATGGAACCtaactggaaaaaaagagaaaaagaaaatgttttaagtCATTATTCAACAAATTATGAGTAGGAGGAAAGTACAAAACGGTTACATATTGCATCAAAGTAGAACATTTACCTGCTGAAGTGTAAATGACCATGCAGGCCAGAAGAATGAAGCACCTTATGACAGGATTCATCCTTGTCTCAAATAGCAGCAATGAGTATCAGTGTTGAACACTTAAtagttttttaaatgatttccttCTCTCAGAGGAGGAAGCTCTTGTCTCTCTGTGAGTGCTCTTCTCTCCTCGACCAGACTGAGTGTGCAAGACCATGAGCCTCAACTTTTATACTCTCAGTTTAATGGGACCGTGCCAAGCCTGATTCTTGAGAAGTGGTTGATAATCCACACACAAAGACTGTGTTCCCATCATTATGTTACCTCAGTTTTCCTCTGAAATCCTGAATCAGAACAGCTTTCTTACATCACACTTCCTCATATTACACATTCTTCCTACATGGTCTCCTCCAGAGCAGTTACAGGATTTGACTAGATTAAAACTCACTTGACCAAAACAAAACTTTCCCGAGGTGTATGTGATCTGTATCTGCAAGTAGATAACAGACATCTGTATAAGACCACATGATCAGTCTCATAAAGACAGATTCCTTAGCTCTTAATGGTTTTAATAAAATTGATAAATCATTAACCTTAAATACGATAATTTTCTTTGTAGATATAAGATGGTCAGGACcagtccttttttctttcctgcttTTGCTGAATCTTCTTTATTGAAGTGGTGGACTGGAAATCTCAGATGAGACAGAAGGGATTACATTTTTCATCCTTGGGACTGAACATGTTAATGTATAACTCCACTACTGCAGTTTTGTGAATGTATTTCTTCCGTCTTGTGAATACTTTCAAAGTGCATTTTGCATGTTTGCAGAATTTGGGTTGGATAATGGTAACATTGTAGCGGTCGACAGAATTATTGGCACCCTGCCTCACCCTCTCTCTGCATCAAGCAAAAACGTTCACAGACAGATGCAGGGGATATTCATTAAGCAATCAGTGAGCCCcagtgtcacacacacacacgcacacacacacacacacacacacacgcacgcacacacacacacacacacacacacactaccctTAATGACAAGTGTGAAACATTCTTGCCTCTATAGTTAATATTAAGGTAAGTTTAAATACAATTACTATTAGTTTAATCAAAGTGGGGAGAAGCTTTGATTTAGTAGTTTATCATGTTTTTATGAATTACATTTTAGGTGGGTCTCTGCTTTAACACGTGATTCATGTTTTTATGAATCATTTGTAGACTTGCATAGATAGGGTGTTTTATGACactatatattttcttttttgttatctGGAGGATTTGTTATCTTTTTGTTATCTGGAACATCCCACACAtagtcacttaaaaaaaatctattataCCATTGGGTTAGGATGGCagtgtcattaaaaaaaaacaacacacatcacagatagttaaagcagcacaacgtaactttcagcttttctgagtttggcggcatcttttggacaaaagcggtagtgttttaccagaaagaacactacttttcccatgagcaccagcgcgtactgccggaaaactcctgtcccgtcgcatgcatttgttttgatgagaggagacgggacacttttctgtttcaccaagtgaacagacggaacgcaaaaaaaaaaagatgttaaactgctggaaaggaactggaatttaccgggataccttaaacaagggagcggtatatggagaaaataatgattattaacggtctggatccatatgaaatcactactgaagacccatgtgtttcaataaatttgtataatagtacaacatacagtacatgttttgtatccctcttacttctcttttcttttttttgaccgctatattatgatgaagaggctccgaggcgtttTCCtcatgagattatttttttcctctgcagctacaaataagagttaatattttttcctcaacaaactagttttatctgaagattggggttaattgcaccgcagagagctggccagcaactgcttttagctggagaagtggggaataaaacccgtatgaatgatccgacccggtctgctgatttatggttctgcgttaaatcgacgcagagcctacggcgtaaggtacgtggcgacacgcaccgtacgttgcgcgtcgccacgtaccctcgccgtaggtgtgcgtcgatttaacgcagaaccataattcaggctttactgtgtggaagccggtgtttggtcattacagccgcgatccaaagcgagccgacgactctttcactcttttactttgttatgtcagatacttggtctccgtggttctgcctccgagcaggaaaccggtgaaaagttaaaccattaggatcttttccccacgtctgttgtgtggagctgctgcagccacaacgcagcaacaggttctgcggagctgcgctccaagccccgcccattttcgtctcgactgcgaatcgggaaggagggggaagtgacgtatgccgtaaagcagtcaaagtcgtaacgatttgtagttttttagtgtggcagggttcctaccatgctccttaaagttacatagtgccagtgaaggcaatacagactccctcagatcatgacagaggtgtcattaaacctgttggaagttgatgtaccatcacaatgactctggaaatatgatattaaggtggaaaagttacgtagtgtcgctttaaacaGATTCATTTCCTTGTGAAAATGTCCCAGAGCTACaggatcatttaaaatgtaaatgtatttctCATCTAAATTTGCTTAATTAAGGTTATATTCCTCCTGCAACAAGTCTGCGGTTTACGTCCATATCTTTTGCTCTTAGTCGAGCCTCTAAAGAGCAGCTGTATAGGAAAGTCAAGAGGTTTGTTAGACATGGCATTTCCTTCTTTTGGTAAACACACGTCATGTGAAAGGACTACATTCAATCAGTCTCTAAATATTGTGAAATGTTGTTGAATAAAGAATCTTAAACCAAGTTTCACTTCTCCCCCCAAATGCAATCACTTTCGTGCaggcagttttttgtttttctgttctgCCACTGATACATTTGCAGCACAGATCTCCTCCATCAGTTAAATCCCAATATCTTATCTACAGGTGTGttaatgcagggaaacatcattctaaaacatgcaggacagggggtcccgaggaccggaattgaaaacccctgtCTTAGATCagaggtgtccaaagtcggCAAGCTGGTGGCAACCGTtattttgaatcaggtgtgtttatGCAGGGAAACGCTTAAAACAGGAGTTGGCAAGCCCTGCTGGTCCTCCTGGGTCATGTTCTGCATCATTTAAATGTGTTCCTGCTTGATCACAACCCTGATAGAGATGGCTGTGTCATTACCAGACTTTTGTTACCTTGATGACGAACTTATCAGATATGTTGAAGCTGGGAAATACCTAAAATGTGCAGGACACGGCCCTTGAGGACTAGGAATTTCCCCAGCccggatctaaaacatgcaggacagcgtcCCCGAGAACCacggttggtgacccctgctaaAATGTTTTAGCGTTGCTTTCAGTCAGTTCTTCTCTTTCACTATATACGTCTCATCTGCAAAAACTGGGCTCTATGCCATCTGTGCAAACGCTTATAAACAAGAGAAGTGCTGAACTGTTAGAGCCTTTCTGTTACCTTCTATTTATTATGGTGCTTTGATAAATTCATTAAAACTGTTACATCGTGCACATTCTAATCCGAAGCCTTTACAATCCCAAAACAACCTTTCGAACACTAATGTTGACATTTTCACCCTAAACTAAAAGGCTGATTGTAAAATTGAATTTGtactgataaaaaaaagaaaaacaggaaaacacGATAACTGTTTTGTTTACAGTTCATTCTGAGCTAATAATATCTTTATGATTTTAGGATGCCTTCCACAGCCAAACTACAAAAACCCAGTGAAAAGAAACGCAACAAGAGAGGTTTTAAACACTTTaacataagtaaataaaaaacatctgaGATTTGACTGAAACGTCTTAGGTCCATATCGAAACTCAGATTCCAATTTAAAGCTTTAATATTCTGGTTATTTCACCAGGAAGCCTAAAGATCGGAGCACTGACTCACACCGGACCACGTAGAAAGAGATCATGTAGTCTGAAGCATCCCGGTTTACATCGTTCTGGAGCAGAGATTGTCCTAGCTGGTtctcaggaccccctgtcctgcaagTTTTAGCTGTTGCCTTGAAACACACTTGATTGTAATTAATCGTCCTTATTAGCCTTAAGGTGTGTATGACTGTTCTAGTGATGGAATGATGAATTACATCAGCGTTAAAAGGAAAGCAGATGTCGTGATATACCCATCAGGCCTTGTGCAAGCCTGTGTGGGAGGTCTTTACTCTGAGGTGGCTTTAGTTAGTCAGGTTTAGTTTCAACAATGTATT
This window encodes:
- the LOC133420635 gene encoding platelet factor 4-like, with product MNPVIRCFILLACMVIYTSAVRFHCLCVKTNKTVKPSLIIELKEYKARPYCSKHEAIAILKGNRSVCLDPRGKFTEKVRRYLAMREKGAKMKLTTEHPQLSNGTSRPTVNP